The following proteins come from a genomic window of Chlamydiales bacterium:
- the infA gene encoding translation initiation factor IF-1 produces MAKEDMIKVEGVVEELLPNMHFRVLILENKMIVIAHLCGKMRMRNIRVLTGDKVTVEMSPYDLSKARIIYRHRDIRDKS; encoded by the coding sequence ATGGCGAAAGAAGATATGATTAAAGTTGAGGGGGTTGTAGAAGAGCTGCTTCCCAATATGCATTTTCGTGTCCTTATATTGGAGAACAAAATGATCGTCATTGCTCATCTTTGTGGAAAGATGCGTATGCGTAATATTCGTGTTTTAACTGGAGATAAAGTCACTGTTGAAATGTCTCCTTATGATCTTTCTAAAGCGCGTATTATCTATCGACATCGTGATATTAGGGATAAAAGTTGA
- the tuf gene encoding elongation factor Tu: MAKAKYQRTKPHINIGTIGHVDHGKTTLTAAITKVLAEEGGATFRDYLSIDNTPEEKQRGITINSSHVEYQTAKRHYAHVDCPGHADYVKNMITGAAQMDGGILVVAATDGAMPQTKEHILLARQVGVPYIVVFLNKCDMVGESDQELIELVEMELLELLEEKGYKDTPIIKGSALRALEGDPKYVQSIKDLMQTVDEHILTPTREIDKPFLMPIEDVFSISGRGTVATGRVERGSVKLNDKIQIVGLGKTRDTVATGLEMFNKILEEANAGENVGVLLRGVEKKDIERGMVLCAPGSVTPHKKFKGAVYILTKDEGGRHKPFFTGYRPQFYLRTTDVTGTVELPAGTEMVMPGDNIEITAELISVVAMEEGMRFAIREGGRTIGAGTISQIIE, translated from the coding sequence ATGGCTAAGGCAAAATATCAAAGAACTAAGCCGCACATCAATATAGGGACAATTGGCCATGTTGACCACGGTAAAACGACTCTTACAGCAGCTATTACTAAAGTACTGGCTGAGGAAGGAGGAGCTACCTTTCGCGACTATCTTTCAATTGATAACACTCCTGAGGAGAAACAGCGTGGAATTACGATTAATTCGAGCCATGTTGAGTACCAAACAGCAAAACGCCATTACGCACACGTGGATTGTCCAGGCCATGCCGATTATGTGAAAAACATGATTACAGGGGCTGCTCAGATGGATGGTGGAATCCTTGTGGTTGCGGCAACAGATGGTGCAATGCCTCAAACAAAAGAACATATTCTTCTAGCTCGCCAAGTGGGTGTGCCATACATTGTGGTTTTTCTCAACAAGTGTGATATGGTGGGTGAAAGTGATCAAGAGTTGATTGAGCTGGTTGAGATGGAACTTTTAGAACTTCTTGAAGAGAAGGGCTACAAAGACACCCCAATTATCAAAGGTTCTGCGCTTAGAGCTTTGGAGGGAGATCCAAAATATGTTCAGAGCATTAAAGATTTGATGCAGACGGTTGATGAACACATTTTAACACCAACACGCGAAATAGATAAGCCTTTTCTTATGCCAATTGAAGATGTTTTTTCTATTTCCGGACGTGGAACAGTCGCAACTGGTCGAGTTGAAAGAGGTTCTGTTAAACTTAACGATAAAATCCAAATTGTTGGATTGGGAAAGACACGCGATACAGTGGCTACTGGTCTTGAAATGTTTAATAAAATTCTTGAAGAAGCCAACGCTGGAGAAAATGTTGGAGTGCTACTCAGAGGTGTAGAGAAAAAAGATATCGAACGCGGAATGGTACTTTGTGCTCCTGGTTCTGTAACACCACATAAGAAGTTTAAAGGTGCTGTTTATATTTTAACTAAAGATGAGGGAGGCCGGCATAAGCCATTTTTTACAGGATATCGTCCCCAGTTCTATCTCCGAACAACAGATGTGACTGGTACTGTAGAGCTTCCTGCTGGTACAGAAATGGTTATGCCTGGTGATAATATTGAAATTACAGCTGAACTCATTTCAGTAGTTGCAATGGAAGAAGGAATGCGTTTTGCTATCCGAGAAGGCGGTCGTACAATCGGTGCTGGAACAATTTCTCAAATTATCGAGTAG
- the secE gene encoding preprotein translocase subunit SecE, protein MNGKKNQLNVSKKLQSRKWVTFCGEVKQELKKVDWTDKEELKKYTKIVLLSTFIFGMFVYFVDLLIQGFLGGVNLIFKFFIG, encoded by the coding sequence ATGAATGGTAAAAAAAATCAATTAAATGTTTCAAAGAAATTGCAAAGCCGAAAATGGGTTACATTTTGTGGAGAAGTTAAACAAGAGCTCAAGAAAGTTGATTGGACAGATAAGGAAGAACTTAAGAAGTATACAAAGATTGTTCTATTAAGTACTTTTATTTTCGGGATGTTTGTCTATTTTGTCGATTTGCTAATTCAAGGATTCTTGGGCGGAGTGAATTTAATTTTTAAATTTTTTATAGGATAA
- the nusG gene encoding transcription termination/antitermination protein NusG, producing MHKWYVVQVFTAQEKKVKKALEEFRESSGLLDFIQEILLPTENVMEVKKGEHKISEKRIWPGYVLIKMVLTDESWQYVKATTGVIDFLGGDKPTALTDNEVKEILADLESKKKGVTQKHKFELGSRVKINDGVFVNFIGNVVEVFQEKGRLSVMVSIFGRDTRVDDLEFWQVEEVGPETDG from the coding sequence ATGCATAAGTGGTATGTTGTCCAAGTTTTTACCGCCCAAGAAAAGAAAGTAAAAAAAGCTCTTGAAGAATTTCGTGAGTCTTCTGGTTTATTGGACTTTATTCAAGAAATTTTACTTCCTACAGAAAATGTGATGGAGGTGAAGAAAGGGGAGCATAAAATTAGTGAAAAACGGATTTGGCCTGGCTATGTCTTAATCAAAATGGTCTTGACTGATGAGTCTTGGCAGTATGTTAAGGCGACAACAGGAGTCATTGATTTTTTAGGTGGAGACAAGCCTACAGCATTGACAGATAATGAAGTGAAAGAAATTTTAGCAGATTTGGAATCGAAGAAGAAAGGAGTCACTCAAAAGCATAAATTTGAGTTGGGCAGTCGAGTGAAGATTAATGATGGAGTCTTTGTAAACTTTATTGGTAACGTAGTCGAAGTTTTTCAGGAAAAAGGACGTTTGAGTGTCATGGTTTCTATTTTTGGACGAGACACACGTGTAGATGATCTTGAGTTTTGGCAAGTTGAAGAAGTGGGGCCAGAAACAGATGGATGA
- the rplK gene encoding 50S ribosomal protein L11, producing MMAKKVIKVIKLQISAGKANPAPPIGPALGAAGLNIMAFCKEFNAKTQDKIGDILPVEIIVYQDKSFTFQTKQPPVAEMIKKKISVEKGSSTPNRDKIGKLTNKQVQEIAEKKYEDMGVRSMASAMRMVEGTAKSMGIDIDLQN from the coding sequence ATTATGGCTAAAAAAGTTATCAAAGTCATTAAACTACAAATCTCTGCTGGGAAAGCAAACCCAGCACCTCCTATTGGGCCAGCATTAGGAGCAGCAGGCCTAAATATTATGGCATTTTGCAAGGAGTTTAATGCAAAAACACAAGATAAAATTGGCGATATTCTTCCAGTTGAAATTATTGTCTATCAAGATAAGAGTTTTACTTTTCAGACAAAACAGCCTCCTGTTGCTGAAATGATTAAAAAAAAGATTTCTGTTGAAAAAGGATCTAGCACTCCAAATCGCGATAAAATAGGGAAGTTAACAAATAAGCAAGTGCAAGAAATCGCTGAAAAAAAATATGAGGACATGGGGGTTCGTTCTATGGCTTCTGCCATGCGAATGGTTGAAGGAACAGCGAAGAGTATGGGAATAGATATAGACCTTCAGAATTAG
- the rplA gene encoding 50S ribosomal protein L1, producing MGYKSKRIRKITSLIDKSALHSFDEAVEILQKCPPVKFDQTLDLSVRLGVDPKKSDQNVRGTVSLPNGTGKSLRVLVFAAGEKKKEALDAGAEYAGSEELFEKVKEGWTDFDVVVATPDMMREVGKLGKVLGPRGLMPTPKGGTVTTNVAQAVNEIKQGKIEFKVDRHGLCNNGIGKLSFNKEKLLENVHAFLSAIGRAKPASAKGQYFVSCTLSSTMGPGLKIDLREIPYI from the coding sequence ATGGGGTATAAAAGCAAACGCATTCGAAAAATTACATCATTGATTGATAAATCTGCTCTTCATTCTTTTGATGAAGCCGTGGAGATTTTACAAAAATGTCCACCCGTTAAATTTGATCAAACTCTTGATCTGTCTGTTAGATTAGGTGTGGATCCAAAGAAATCTGATCAGAATGTTAGAGGGACGGTTTCTTTGCCAAATGGAACAGGAAAATCACTTCGTGTACTTGTATTTGCTGCTGGTGAAAAAAAGAAAGAAGCCTTAGATGCTGGCGCTGAGTATGCAGGTAGTGAGGAGTTATTTGAAAAAGTGAAAGAAGGTTGGACTGATTTTGATGTTGTAGTTGCTACTCCTGATATGATGCGAGAAGTTGGAAAGTTAGGTAAAGTATTAGGTCCTAGAGGTTTAATGCCAACGCCGAAAGGTGGTACTGTAACAACTAACGTTGCACAAGCAGTGAATGAAATAAAGCAAGGAAAGATCGAATTTAAAGTTGATCGTCATGGGTTGTGTAATAATGGAATAGGAAAGCTTTCTTTCAACAAAGAGAAGCTTTTGGAAAATGTTCATGCGTTTCTTTCAGCAATTGGCCGTGCCAAACCTGCCTCTGCTAAAGGACAGTATTTTGTTTCATGTACTCTTTCTTCAACTATGGGTCCTGGTCTAAAAATTGATCTCCGTGAGATCCCATACATATAA
- the rplJ gene encoding 50S ribosomal protein L10, with product MRTEKKFLLGAIKDKIENSNGFVITCYKDFSAARARQFRDQIAQIGGEFEVVPKRVFIKAAFDQGIEINPTYLEGHIGVVFSLNDLTQLIKTTVKYGDDHDQSIKVLGGHIEGEFCTAEEVTTIATLPSLDEMRAQILGLFEAPLSHSVGAIQALLTALPYCLEEKGKKD from the coding sequence GTGAGAACAGAGAAAAAATTTCTTCTTGGTGCAATTAAAGATAAAATCGAAAACTCTAATGGGTTTGTAATTACTTGTTATAAAGATTTTTCAGCAGCACGAGCTCGTCAATTTCGTGATCAAATTGCTCAAATAGGAGGGGAATTCGAAGTTGTTCCTAAACGTGTTTTTATTAAAGCAGCTTTTGACCAAGGAATTGAAATTAATCCTACTTATCTTGAGGGGCATATTGGAGTAGTGTTTTCCTTAAATGATCTTACTCAACTGATTAAAACCACTGTAAAATATGGGGATGATCATGATCAATCTATCAAAGTCTTAGGTGGGCATATTGAAGGAGAATTTTGTACTGCTGAAGAAGTTACAACGATTGCCACTCTTCCAAGTCTGGATGAAATGCGTGCACAAATTCTTGGTCTTTTTGAGGCTCCATTGTCTCATTCTGTAGGAGCAATCCAGGCTCTCCTTACTGCTCTTCCTTATTGTTTAGAAGAGAAAGGAAAGAAAGACTAA
- the rplL gene encoding 50S ribosomal protein L7/L12, which translates to MTTENLEGIVETLSNLKVKDLAKLKKMLEESWDVTAAAPTSIAVAPASVVEEKVEEATDFQVTLKEVPADKKISVIKVVREITGLGLKEAKEIAESAPKVLKERVPKAEAEEILKKIEATGAKAIMQGVS; encoded by the coding sequence GTGACTACGGAAAATTTAGAAGGGATTGTTGAAACTCTTAGTAATTTGAAAGTAAAAGATCTTGCTAAGTTAAAAAAAATGTTAGAAGAATCATGGGATGTCACAGCAGCCGCTCCAACCAGTATTGCTGTTGCTCCAGCGAGTGTTGTTGAAGAGAAAGTTGAAGAAGCCACAGATTTTCAAGTTACTTTAAAAGAGGTGCCTGCAGATAAAAAAATTAGTGTCATTAAAGTAGTTCGAGAAATTACGGGTCTTGGTTTAAAGGAAGCAAAAGAAATTGCTGAGAGTGCTCCTAAAGTTTTGAAAGAACGAGTTCCTAAAGCAGAAGCAGAAGAGATTCTTAAAAAGATCGAAGCTACTGGTGCTAAGGCTATAATGCAAGGGGTTTCATGA